Proteins found in one Xyrauchen texanus isolate HMW12.3.18 chromosome 30, RBS_HiC_50CHRs, whole genome shotgun sequence genomic segment:
- the LOC127623874 gene encoding scavenger receptor class A member 3-like, which yields MKDIYCGDENQLFNEEDLTGEEEETPPLRGRTKGGCMKCQQTHSLQLAVKMLYGFFALLIIAVAVLASLVFRRVDNLSEEESFYHKKISKVQESIKDFSTTNNYSNCLDVAQFQKEIARLQKEFEEIQKMVLSQEQQLDQNTQSQQSQTQSSNRMNRDLQAFGITIKHINQSLGQYLDQVNGWQVVINETDQGMKTLVEDQYDLKATMQQVNTTVALSALWIGALQRKAEEETFVLQKITTDWQNYSLVLSALKTNASVTTQTVRTLQSGVSATHQRISMSSEMVHDLTLQVMNLQIQLDNVSSYIDEHEENMHDHQYHARYYENRTGERFVTLDARMNSIEMEIDTISSSINATISHVQSMYKYINIESSSCQSRLGSHTEDLQNLNNTVLLLLHLADTLRMQYVMLSVRLDTDVRNLYMVMEELKLVDINHAQLIQNFTILKGLPGPPGPKGNKGEQGGKGPTGYTGTKGDRGLAGNRGPQGPKGLMGIKGETGVQGASGMKGMLGLKGETGSLGQPGPRGEKGQKGDMGLPGKDGFPGPNGPTGIRGQSGLPGVHGPPGPVGIQGPIGPPGPPGIPGPPGEPDQKS from the exons ATGAAAG ATATTTATTGTGGAGATGAGAACCAGCTTTTTAATG AGGAGGACTTAACTGGAGAAGAGGAGGAAACTCCTCCCTTGAGAg GAAGGACAAAAGGAGGATGTATGAAATGTCAGCAGACACATTCACTCCAGCTAGCTGTCAAAATGCTGTATGGCTTTTTTGCTTTACTCATCATTGCTGTGGCTGTCTTGGCATCCCTTG TTTTTAGGAGAGTTGATAACTTATCTGAAGAGGAATCATTTTACCACAAAAAGATTTCCAAAGTCCAGGAAAGTATAAAAG ATTTCAGTACAACAAACAACTACTCCAACTGCTTGGACGTTGCACAATTCCAAAAAGAGATTGCCAGACTGCAGAAGGAGTTTGAAGAGATCCAGAAGATGGTTCTGAGTCAAGAGCAGCAGTTGGACCAGAACACTCAGTCTCAACAGAGTCAAACACAATCTAGCAACAGGATGAACAGAGATCTTCAGGCCTTTGGAATCACCATCAAGCATATAAACCAATCTTTAGGCCAGTACTTGGATCAGGTGAATGGTTGGCAGGTCGTCATCAATGAAACTGATCAAGGGATGAAAACCCTTGTTGAAGATCAGTATGATTTGAAGGCCACAATGCAGCAAGTCAACACTACCGTTGCCCTTAGTGCATTGTGGATAGGTGCTCTTCAGAGGAAGGCCGAAGAGGAGACCTTTGTGCTTCAAAAAATAACAACAGACTGGCAGAACTACAGCCTAGTTTTAAGTGCACTAAAGACCAATGCCAGTGTAACCACACAGACTGTAAGGACTTTGCAAAGTGGTGTTTCTGCCACTCACCAGCGAATCAGCATGAGCTCAGAGATGGTACATGACCTTACTTTACAAGTCATGAACCTTCAGATACAATTGGACAATGTTTCTTCTTACATTGACGAACACGAAGAGAACATGCATGACCACCAGTACCATGCCAGGTACTATGAGAACCGGACTGGGGAACGATTTGTGACCTTGGATGCAAGAATGAACTCCATTGAAATGGAGATCGACACAATCTCATCCAGCATTAATGCAACCATCAGCCATGTTCAGAGCATGTACAAATACATTAACATTGAGAGTTCCTCTTGCCAGTCCAGACTGGGTAGTCACACAGAAGACTTGCAGAACCTCAACAACACTGTCTTACTACTACTTCACCTGGCCGACACTCTAAGAATGCAGTACGTGATGCTGAGTGTACGCCTTGACACCGATGTGAGGAACCTTTACATGGTGATGGAGGAATTGAAGTTGGTAGACATCAATCACGCACAGCTGATCCAGAACTTCACTATTTTGAAAG GTCTGCCTGGTCCCCCAGGCCCAAAAGGAAACAAAGGCGAACAAGGAGGCAAAGGACCTACAGGTTATACAGGAACAAAAGGTGACCGGGGGCTTGCAGGAAATCGTGGGCCTCAAGGTCCAAAAGGTCTAATGGGAATTAAGGGTGAAACAGGAGTACAGGGAGCTTCTGGGATGAAAGGGATGTTAGGCCTTAAAGGAGAAACAGGTTCTTTAGGGCAACCAGGTCCTCGTGGTGAAAAGGGACAGAAGGGTGACATGGGTCTGCCTGGGAAAGATGGATTTCCCGGCCCCAATGGGCCGACAGGAATCCGGGGACAATCTGGCCTCCCAGGGGTACATGGACCCCCTGGACCAGTAGGAATACAGGGCCCTATAGGACCACCGGGACCACCTGGAATACCTGGGCCACCAGGAGAGCCTGACCAGAAGTCATGA